AGCCTCGCTGCTGAAAATGTCAGGCTTAGTACCAGACAACGTCAAACTGGATTTACTACTCAATGAAGCCAAACGACAATTACACCATGAAGCCGACTATATTTACGAAGCCAAATTATTAACCCAATATCAAACATGGGTGAGCCAAGACCCTCATTTTGTGGTGCCAAAAGTTTATTCAAAGCTAAGCAACCATAGCATCTTGTGTATGGAATTTGTCGAAGGCCAAACGATTGAGTCAGTAGCCAATCTAAGCCAAGAAGTGCGCGATGAACTGGCGACCAATTTACTCAAATTATTTTTAGACGAATTATTCACCTTCAAGTTAGTACAAACCGACCCTAACTTTGGCAACTTTCTTTATCAAATTGATACCAATAAAATTGTCTTACTCGATTTTGGCGCCACTAGACCAATTAGCAATAACTTATCAGCAGGTTACAAAAAGCTGATGCAAGGTGCCATGAGCAGTGATTACAATTTAATGACTCAAGCAGCAAAGCAAATTGGTTTCTTTGAAACAGACATAACTGAAGCCCAACAAAAACTTATCGTTGATATTTTTCATCAAGCCTGTGAACCATTAAGGTGTGATGGGAAATATGATTTTGCAGGCAGCCAACTGGCAAAACGAGTCACCACGGCAGCAAAAGCCATGAGTACCCAACAAGATAAATGGCATACTCCGCCAATGGATGCTATTTTCGTTCACAGAAAACTTGCGGGCATTTATTTATTAGCGGCAAAAATCAAAGCGAATGTTGAT
This Shewanella aestuarii DNA region includes the following protein-coding sequences:
- a CDS encoding ABC1 kinase family protein, encoding MNKSLDSKNVTKVPSSRLSRLSAFGSLATRLAGNVIKEGVKQYSQGQTPKLQQLVLTPTNIGHVADKLAQLRGAAMKVGQMLSMDAGELLPEELSQVLAKLRNDANFMPHKQLISVLKSHWGNDWIDAFGQFELRPFAAASIGQVHLAYLATGEKLAVKIQYPGIRDSIDSDIDNVASLLKMSGLVPDNVKLDLLLNEAKRQLHHEADYIYEAKLLTQYQTWVSQDPHFVVPKVYSKLSNHSILCMEFVEGQTIESVANLSQEVRDELATNLLKLFLDELFTFKLVQTDPNFGNFLYQIDTNKIVLLDFGATRPISNNLSAGYKKLMQGAMSSDYNLMTQAAKQIGFFETDITEAQQKLIVDIFHQACEPLRCDGKYDFAGSQLAKRVTTAAKAMSTQQDKWHTPPMDAIFVHRKLAGIYLLAAKIKANVDVRALFSSHHLN